A window of Pelomonas sp. SE-A7 genomic DNA:
CTGCGCACCAGGGCCTGCAGTTCCTCGCCGAAGTCGCGCCCCAGCCAGGCGCGGGTCCAGACCGCCCGAGCTGCCTGCTCAATGGGCTCGACCACCGGCCCTCGCAGCGCCACGGCGAAATCCAGGCGCGGCGTGTCGGTAGGGCCGTGGTTCAGGTCGACCCGGTCGTCGATGATGTTGATGCCGCCTACGAAGGCGGTCACACCATCGACCACGCAAAGCTTCTGGTGCAGCCGCCGCAGCTGGCCCGGCTGCAGCCAGCGCCACCAGCGGTCTATGGGCCGGAACACGGCCAGCACCACCGCGCTGCCGGCCAGTTGCTCGCGCAGCCAGTCCAGGCTGGCCTTGGAGCCAAAGCCATCGACCACCACCCTCACCCGCACACCGCGCGCGGCCGCCGCGCGCAAGGCCGCAACGGTGCGCGTGCCGGCCGCGTCATGGTGAAAGATGTAGGTGGCCAACCAGACTTCGTGGCGCGCCGCCGCGATGGCCTGCTCCTGGGCCGGGAACAGCTCGTCGCCGCCGCGCAGCAGGTGCACCTCGTTGCGGCCGAGGAACTCGGGCAGGCGGGCGGCATGCCGGTGGATCAGCGGCTCGGCATCCGGCGTCAGTCCCAACCAATCTCTCACGGCTCGCCGAGCTCCAGCTCGGCCACCAGGGGCAGGTGGTCGGACATGCGCCGCCAGGCCTGGCCGCGCGGCACCTGCATGGACACGCAGTGCAGGCCGCGCATGTAGATGCGGTCCAGCGTGAACACCGGCACTATCGACGGGAAGGTGGCCGGCGGTTTGCGGCCGTCGGGCGGCACGGCCCGGTGCAGGCCGGCCGCGCGCATCGGTACGTCAAGCTTTTCGCCCCAGTCATTGAAGTCCCCGGCCACCACAAGGGGCAGCTGCGGCGGCACCTCGGTGGCGATGTAGGCAGCCAGGCGCTCGACCTGGCGCATGCGGCTGGCGTGGATCAGGCCCAGGTGGGCCACGATGGCGTGGACCTCGATGCCGTTCCAGACCAGGGGCACATGCAGCAGGCCACGCTGCTCGAAGCGATGGTCCGACACATCATGGTGGCCGACCTCGCCCAGCGGCCAGCGCGACAGCAGGGCATTGCCGTGCTCGCCATGCTTGGTCACGGCGTTCGTGCGGTAGGCCACCTCGTAGCCCTCGGGTGCCAGGAAGTCGGCCTGGCCCTGGTCGGGCCAGCCGAACCAGGTGCGCTGGAACTGTCGGGCCTCGGCATGGTGGAAATGCCTCACCTCCTGCAGGAACACCAGGTCGGCGTCCAGCGCCTCGACGCCCAGGCCCAGGTTGTGGATCTCCAGCCGCTTGGCCCGGCCGAAGCCGCGCACGCCCTTGTGGATGTTGTACGTGGCGACGCGCAGATGCGGGCTCAGGATGCTGGTGGGCGCACTCAGCTGAGACGGGCGGAAATGCGGTCGCCTCATCGCTAGTCTCCGGTGGCTGCGAAGCGGGGCAGTTGCAGCACGGCCTCGGCATTGGACGGCGAGAAGCACAGGTCGGCTGCCTCGCGCCAGGGCAGCCAGCGGTACTGCAGATGCTCGCGCGGCGCCAGCTGCACCGCCTGCACCGAGGGCACGCGCAGGCCGAACACATGCTCGGTGTTCTGGGTCACGCCCGGCGCATAGCGGTGGCGCCAGACCGGGTAGATCTCGTAGATATTGGACAGTTGCCAGTCCAGCAGCTCGCCGCCAGCTATGCCGGTCTCCTCGAAGACCTCGCGCCGGGCCGTGGCCTCCAGCGGTTCGTCGGGCGCGTCCAGCGAGCCGGTGACGCTCTGCCAGTAGCCGGGCCGGTCGGCCCGTTCGAGCATCAGCACCTGCAGGTCCGGCGTGTGGATCACGACCAGGACCGACTCGGGAATCTTGTAGTTCGGACGCTCAGCTACCGTCATGCCGGGAAGCATAGCGGTATCTGTAGTCAAGACGCCATCTGCTGAAGGCCTTGCTGGAGCAGGTGCTCGACCCGCGAGGCGGTGCGCAGCAGCTCGGCCTGGGTGGAGGCATGGACCTCGCTGCTGGGCAGGCCGCGCACATGGCGGGTCAGTCCGTCGAGCTCGCCCAGCGCGCGGCGCAGCAGGCCGGCCAGTTCCCCGGCCGGGACCGGCGTGCCGGGTGGCAGTTCCTCGTCGAAGCGGATCAGCGCCTCCAGCAGACCCGGCAGCTCGGTCTGGCTCAAGGTGCCTTCCAGCTGCTGGCGCTGCTGGGCGTGGTACCAGCTGGGGCCGAACTCGCCTTGCGCCTGCATCAGCTCGGCCAGGCGGCCATGGGCCTGGGCCTGCAGCGAGCGCGATTGCAAGGCCTCGGCCAGGCTCAGCACCGAGCCGGCCGCCGCCAGGGCCGCATCGCCGCTTTGCAACTCGGCCTGCAGCATCAGCGTCTGCGCCTGCAGCCAGCGGTAGCCGCAGCGCTGGGCCAGGGCCTGACCTTGCTGGGCCAGCTGCAAGGCCTCGGCCGCCTCGCCGCTGTCGCGGGCGCAGCGGGCGCGGTGCCAGGTCGCCTCGGCCTCGTAGTCCCTATGACCGACAGCCCGGGCCGCAGCCAGGGCTTCATCCAGCAGCGGCAAGGCCGCCTGCGGGCCCTGTGTGGCGCGCAGCGAGACCGCGCGGTTCAGGGCGACCTTGGCATGCAGGTAGGCGTCGGTGGCCAGGCGCGGGTAATGGCGCTCGGCCAGATCCAGCACGCGGCCGCCGCGGGCCCAGTCGCCCAGCGCGTAGCAGAGGTGGGTGAGGCCTATGCGGGCCAGGCAGGCGGCGCGGCTGTCGTCGGCCCCCCAGTCCAGGCTCTGGCTCCAGGCCTGGCAGGCCTGCACATAGTCGCCGCGCTGGTAATGCAGCCGGCCCAGGGCCTCGCTCAGATCGGCCGCCTCGGGCAATGCGCGCTGGGAGCGTGCATCCTGCAGCGCCTGTTGAAGCTCGGCCTGCAGCTCGGCCGCGCGCCCCCAGCGTTCCAGCACGAAGAACACGCCCTGCAG
This region includes:
- a CDS encoding endonuclease/exonuclease/phosphatase family protein — its product is MRRPHFRPSQLSAPTSILSPHLRVATYNIHKGVRGFGRAKRLEIHNLGLGVEALDADLVFLQEVRHFHHAEARQFQRTWFGWPDQGQADFLAPEGYEVAYRTNAVTKHGEHGNALLSRWPLGEVGHHDVSDHRFEQRGLLHVPLVWNGIEVHAIVAHLGLIHASRMRQVERLAAYIATEVPPQLPLVVAGDFNDWGEKLDVPMRAAGLHRAVPPDGRKPPATFPSIVPVFTLDRIYMRGLHCVSMQVPRGQAWRRMSDHLPLVAELELGEP
- the nudB gene encoding dihydroneopterin triphosphate diphosphatase — its product is MTVAERPNYKIPESVLVVIHTPDLQVLMLERADRPGYWQSVTGSLDAPDEPLEATARREVFEETGIAGGELLDWQLSNIYEIYPVWRHRYAPGVTQNTEHVFGLRVPSVQAVQLAPREHLQYRWLPWREAADLCFSPSNAEAVLQLPRFAATGD